The Alphaproteobacteria bacterium US3C007 genomic interval TGACAAGGTTAAAATCACCATGCGCTTTCGAGGACGCGAGATGGCGCATCAAAATCTGGGCCGCGAACTTCTGGAACGGGTGGCAGATGATGTTAAAGAATTGGGCAAAGTAGAAAATATGCCGAAAATGGAAGGTCGTCAAATGACGATGATGATCGGTCCTGCCGCAAAATAATCTCAAACTTACGCTTAAAATTTTATTCAAAACCGAGGCTTTGCCTCGGTTTTTTTGCACTTACAACCATAAATGCCCGCACAAGAAGGCGCGCGTTATCCCTCGGAACGCCGCCGAGGCTGAGGCCGGGTTGGAATTTCTTTCAGCAAGCCTCCAATCGCCATTTCAGCAAAACTGTGATCATCCAGCGTAACGCCGCAGGCAATCCGAGACAAAACCCAATCCGCCCCGTTTAGCGCCGGAGATCTTACGCACCCAGGAAATCCAATTACCGGCTTGCCAGTGAGCGCGCCTAAAAACAAAAGATTTCCCGGATCAACAGGCATTCCAAATCGTTCGATGTTGCCCCCCGCTGCACGCACAGCTTTCGGAGCGGTGTCATTGAAATCAGAGGTGGCAGAGCTGGTGAGCATTAAAATGAGATCGCCCGAGGCATCCTTCAGCGCATGCGCCATCTCTTGGGTCTGATGAGGCGTGGTAACCACTTCCACTAGCGTGATATTTAAAGCAGCAAGCCTTTGCCTTATCGTTTCAACGCCCTTTTCGCCAGGGCCACCTTTCGAAACACTCACAATCAAGCTGGCAGAGCGCATAACGGGAGGCAGTACTTTAATCGCTGCCTGCGCCAGCTTGCAGGCCGCTTGTAGCTTGTCACCAGACACGCCATAGCTGATGATTTTTACCGTTCCCACCAAGCTTCCGGTCGAAACCTGCTGATATTGGGGCAAGGTCGCCAAAGAAATCATTGAATCTATAGAATTGAGAGCGATCAATTTTTTAACGTTTTGACTAACCACGCCTGCCCCTGTGGCAATCAGATTGACCCGCCCCGTGAAGGCCGCACTCAAACGCAAGCCGGCCTGCTCAGGATAAGGCACCAAGGCCTTTGCCAAAGCAACAGCCGCCGCATCTTCCGCAATATCGCGCTCTTGCAAGCGCGCCGCGCTGATATGCGTTATGCCGGCGCGCGTTAATTCATCGATATGATCCTTGTTCAGCGTCACGCCTTTGCGCAGCCGCCTGCCCAGCAGGTCAATCGAATGCGCAAGAATACAGCCCTCTGCGGCGCTTACAGGCAGCTCATCAAATATCATCAGGGCAACCGCAGCGTGGCTATCATTTGAGCTAAAATCGACGCAGCAATCTCGGCCGGGGTTGCCGCCCCGATTGGCAGCCCCACTGGCCCATGAATTCGACCAATTTGGGCCTGAGAAAACCCCAAGCTCAAAAATCGTTCAACGCGCGTATGATGCGTGCGCGTCGAGCCAAGAGCACCGATATAATAAGCATTTGAGGCTAAACCAACCTGCAGCGCCGGGTCATCAAGCTTTGGATCATGGGTCAACAGAACCAAAGCGCTCCGCGCTTCAAGCTGTAAATCACGTAGCGCCTGATCTGGCCAATCCTCAATAATTTGGTGATTGGGAAACCGCTCAATCGACCCAAAGCTTCCCCGTGGATCAATTAGATAAACATCAAACCCGGCCAGCTCGGCCATCGGCACAAGCGCCTGCGCAATATGAACGGCCCCAACAATAATCAATCTTAACTTTGGATTATGAACCGAAACGAATGTAACACCATCGGGTTCAAACCCTGAACGGTCAAGCCGCATCCGCTCGTCATAACCGTGTGCGTGCAAGGCATTTGCGCCCGTTTCACAATTCACACAATAGGCCATCGGTTGACGTGCGGCGCGCGCAGCCACCAACTCGGCAAGCAACGGTTCTGACAGGACAGCGCCCACCGGTTCCAGCAACACGCGGATCGTACCTCCGCAGGCCAATCCCACCGCAAACGCATCCCCGTCGCTTATGCCATATTCTAAAACCTTGATCTCTCCAGCGCTTAGCGTCTCTAAGGCCTCGAGCACAACGGCCCCTTCCACGCAGCCACCAGAAACCGAGCCCGCCATATCCCCCTGCCCGCTAATCACCATCTGACCGCCGATCCGCCGCGGCGCTGAGCCCCAAGTTTGAACAACCGTGGCAAGCACAGCCCCGCGCCCCTCTCGATGCCAGGCTAAGGCTTGCTCGGGGATTGCTTCAATTTGCTTTGCGCTATTGATTTCGGTCAATTTACATACCCTATTTTCAGTTTCACGCCATCGTTTTTAATATCCGAGTTTTCGCGCCCACATCATCTGGCGCTGAAACAACCTCGGCCAATTCCATCAAGGACGCAATAGAGTGGCTGGCTCTTAGGCTATCAACATATGGCAAAATCGCGCGTATGCCAGCAGCCTTTGCGCTAAATTCATCCCACCGCAACAAGGGGTTTAACCAGATTAAGCGCCGCGCTGTTCGTTGCAGGCGTCGCATTTCTTCCCCAAGATCTGCGCTTACGTCGCGCTCTAAACCATCGGTAATTAGCAGCACAACTGCGCCTTGGCCCAAAACGCGCCGCCCCCAATCCCGATTAAAGGCTTGCAAACAACTGGCGATGCGGGTTCCACCTTCCCAATCCTGCGCTTCAACACCCGCCGCTGCAAGCGCGGTATCCACATCAGATGTCTGCAAATGTCTGGAAATGTTCGTTAGGCGCGTTCCAAATGTAAACCCGTAAACATGCGCCCAACCACCCTGCTTTTGATTGCTCACCGCGTGTAAGAAATGCAACACCATTCGACTATATCGGCTCATGGATCCTGATATATCACAAAGAACAACCAAATTCGGCCATCGCACACGCGGCTTTTGATACGCAAGTTTATGCAACTCGCCGCCTGAGCGTTGCGCCAACCGCAGGCTACCAGCCCTGTTTATCACGCTGCGCCGTGACGCGCGTTGCCAGCGCCGTGACATAAGCGGAGGTATAGGCAGCTCTAACCGCGCCAACATCGCCTTGGCCTCGGCGATTTCCTCAAGGTTCATCTGCTCAAAATCCATCGATTTTAATCGTTCTTGCGCAGAGGCTGTCAGCGCCCAATCCAGCTCAAGCATAGGTGCCTCGTCTTGCGGCAGCGGCGTCTCGATTGGCGCTTGCGGTTGTTCGCCATCTAAAAGCGCTTCGGCAGCGCGCTTTTCAGCCGCAACCGCGCCAGTTTTCTCGGGTGCAGCGCCGATTGAGGGCAACATCAGCGCCATCATATGCTCAAGATATTGCGGATCGCGCCAAAACAAACGAAACGTTTGGTCAAACACCGCGCGAGACTCTGGCCGAGACACAAAGCAGGCATGCAAGGTCCAATAAAAATCTTGCTTTTTGGTAAAGCCTGCCGCAGAGACAGCCTCAATAGCATCGATCACCCGCCCGGTTCCAATCGGTAGACCCGCGCGGCGTAAGGCTCGGGCAAAATGCATGATATTCTGCGCTAATTTGGGGTCATCGGGCAGGTGTAAAGGATGATACCGCGCCATTAGATCGCCATCATTGAAACGCAAATAGACCGCGCGGCGCCTTCTATGGTGAGAAAACCATACCGGCAGCTCGGCGCGAAAATCAAGAAACGCGCCCGTGTCATGCAGGGTTCAGATTTCTGCGCGCGTCATCCAAAATCCGCTTGGCCTCTGATCCCTGCAGCTTTGAAATATCGTCTTGGTATTTCAAAATGGCGCCCAGCGTATCTGCAATCACCTCGGGGCTTAACGCAATACAATCCAGCGCCAATAAGCATTTGGCCCAGTCAATAGTTTCGGCGACGCCAGGCTTTTTAAACAAATCTTCTTGCCGTAAGGCTTGAATAA includes:
- a CDS encoding molybdopterin-binding protein, coding for MIFDELPVSAAEGCILAHSIDLLGRRLRKGVTLNKDHIDELTRAGITHISAARLQERDIAEDAAAVALAKALVPYPEQAGLRLSAAFTGRVNLIATGAGVVSQNVKKLIALNSIDSMISLATLPQYQQVSTGSLVGTVKIISYGVSGDKLQAACKLAQAAIKVLPPVMRSASLIVSVSKGGPGEKGVETIRQRLAALNITLVEVVTTPHQTQEMAHALKDASGDLILMLTSSATSDFNDTAPKAVRAAGGNIERFGMPVDPGNLLFLGALTGKPVIGFPGCVRSPALNGADWVLSRIACGVTLDDHSFAEMAIGGLLKEIPTRPQPRRRSEG
- a CDS encoding XdhC family protein; this translates as MTEINSAKQIEAIPEQALAWHREGRGAVLATVVQTWGSAPRRIGGQMVISGQGDMAGSVSGGCVEGAVVLEALETLSAGEIKVLEYGISDGDAFAVGLACGGTIRVLLEPVGAVLSEPLLAELVAARAARQPMAYCVNCETGANALHAHGYDERMRLDRSGFEPDGVTFVSVHNPKLRLIIVGAVHIAQALVPMAELAGFDVYLIDPRGSFGSIERFPNHQIIEDWPDQALRDLQLEARSALVLLTHDPKLDDPALQVGLASNAYYIGALGSTRTHHTRVERFLSLGFSQAQIGRIHGPVGLPIGAATPAEIAASILAQMIATLRLP
- a CDS encoding VWA domain-containing protein; protein product: MARYHPLHLPDDPKLAQNIMHFARALRRAGLPIGTGRVIDAIEAVSAAGFTKKQDFYWTLHACFVSRPESRAVFDQTFRLFWRDPQYLEHMMALMLPSIGAAPEKTGAVAAEKRAAEALLDGEQPQAPIETPLPQDEAPMLELDWALTASAQERLKSMDFEQMNLEEIAEAKAMLARLELPIPPLMSRRWQRASRRSVINRAGSLRLAQRSGGELHKLAYQKPRVRWPNLVVLCDISGSMSRYSRMVLHFLHAVSNQKQGGWAHVYGFTFGTRLTNISRHLQTSDVDTALAAAGVEAQDWEGGTRIASCLQAFNRDWGRRVLGQGAVVLLITDGLERDVSADLGEEMRRLQRTARRLIWLNPLLRWDEFSAKAAGIRAILPYVDSLRASHSIASLMELAEVVSAPDDVGAKTRILKTMA